In Drosophila innubila isolate TH190305 chromosome 2R unlocalized genomic scaffold, UK_Dinn_1.0 1_C_2R, whole genome shotgun sequence, the following are encoded in one genomic region:
- the LOC117785970 gene encoding uncharacterized protein LOC117785970 has product MHLVAIAIILGCQCLRLHCIHLSELPHQPELHLQQQLLLLLERIRLERQFDTVLVYGRAPCVFHTVLQQLEVPTVLLTSGSSHNDWDFNSEPLLLSCGATAEQEKNSRTLLKLQHARRLIYLEADVQPQWLCEDYFQREQHNVAMLDDQFATSGNFYSCRCFQQENHVQLMLQDSNSIYVRQFGNMKGAIIRSEADQLSPRAMIYRDAKSGKIRMIGYVANLVNTFVQRVNATLHLREDYVIGKTTYYGDIVNWTRQNKLDVAATLGTTMLEKNFDILSYPYVLSSYCAMIPVPDSVPHREIYAVIVHPLALGLLVLFFLIFSLLLIYSEKLSWRNLSLANVLLNDRCLRGLLGQSFPLPENPSRYLKAIVFLICFTSIMTTTMYESYLQAYFTQPPLEPILRSLQEVRESPYRIATHRREANALLKSRNLTTDNGTNLHIVETWHEFVQLRDNFNTSFVYLVTEARWRTFAEQQRFFKHPIYFYSDDICIYRNTYLCVPLRRHLPYRELFEEHMQLMQEFGMLQFWMSRSYFDMVQLRQTALKDYSNPKPVKEGLYLRDLTWILCFCLAGHLFACLCFAIELYRGRERERRVILPHRMT; this is encoded by the coding sequence ATGCACCTCGTTGCCATTGCTATCATCCTGGGTTGTCAGTGCCTGCGTCTGCACTGCATCCACCTAAGTGAGTTGCCACATCAGCCAGAGCTGCATttgcaacaacagttgctgttACTACTGGAGAGAATACGCCTGGAGCGGCAGTTTGATACGGTACTTGTATACGGAAGAGCGCCATGTGTGTTCCACACGGTGTTGCAGCAACTGGAGGTGCCCACAGTGCTGCTGACGAGTGGCAGCAGCCACAACGATTGGGACTTCAACAGCGAGCCTCTCTTGCTGAGCTGTGGCGCCACCGCCGAGCAGGAGAAGAACTCGCGCACCTTGTTGAAGTTGCAGCATGCGAGGCGTCTGATTTACCTGGAGGCGGACGTGCAACCGCAGTGGCTCTGCGAGGATTACTTTCAGCGGGAACAGCACAATGTGGCAATGTTGGATGATCAATTTGCCACCTCGGGCAACTTTTATAGTTGCCGCTGCTTCCAGCAGGAGAACCATGTGCAACTCATGTTGCAGGACTCCAACTCGATTTATGTGCGACAGTTTGGAAACATGAAAGGAGCAATCATTCGGAGCGAGGCAGATCAGCTGTCTCCACGCGCCATGATCTATCGGGATGCAAAAAGTGGCAAGATTCGTATGATCGGCTACGTAGCAAATCTGGTGAACACGTTCGTGCAACGCGTGAATGCCACATTGCATCTGAGAGAGGACTACGTGATCGGAAAGACTACATACTACGGCGATATCGTGAATTGGACGCGACAGAATAAACTGGACGTGGCTGCCACTCTGGGTACAACTATGCTGGAAAAGAACTTTGATATTCTCAGTTATCCGTATGTGCTAAGCTCCTACTGCGCCATGATTCCAGTGCCAGACTCAGTGCCTCACAGAGAGATCTACGCCGTGATTGTGCATCCTTTGGCGCTAGGTCTTCTGGTCCTATTCTTTCTCATCTTCTCTCTACTGCTCATCTACAGTGAGAAGCTATCCTGGCGGAATCTTAGCCTGGCCAACGTTCTGCTCAACGATCGCTGCTTGCGTGGACTGCTTGGACAGTCGTTTCCATTGCCAGAGAATCCCAGTCGATATCTTAAAGCGATTGTCTTTCTTATATGCTTCACTAGCATCATGACGACCACCATGTACGAATCCTATTTGCAAGCATACTTTACACAACCGCCTCTAGAGCCTATTCTGCGCAGCCTCCAGGAGGTGCGTGAATCTCCCTACAGGATTGCCACTCATCGTCGTGAGGCTAATGCGCTCCTCAAAAGTCGCAACCTGACCACGGATAATGGAACAAATCTCCACATCGTAGAAACCTGGCATGAGTTTGTTCAACTACGTGACAACTTTAATACCAGCTTCGTTTATCTGGTAACCGAAGCCCGCTGGAGAACCTTCGCGGAGCAGCAGCGTTTCTTCAAGCATCCAATCTACTTTTACTCCGATGACATTTGTATCTATCGCAACACGTACTTGTGCGTCCCACTTCGTCGTCATTTGCCATATCGGGAGCTCTTTGAGGAACACATGCAACTCATGCAGGAGTTTGGCATGTTGCAGTTTTGGATGAGCAGAAGCTACTTTGACATGGTCCAGTTGCGTCAAACTGCTCTTAAGGACTACAGCAATCCCAAACCAGTGAAGGAAGGTCTTTATCTCAGAGATCTCACCTGGATTCTTTGCTTCTGCTTGGCAGGGCATCTTTTTGCTTGCTTGTGCTTCGCCATCGAATTATACaggggaagagagagagagcgtagGGTAATTCTTCCGCACCGAATGACATAA
- the LOC117785969 gene encoding uncharacterized protein LOC117785969, with translation MHLVAIAIILGCQCLRLHCIHLSELPHQPELHLQQQLLLLLERIRLERQFDTVLVYGRAPCVFHTVLQQLEVPTVLLTSGSSHNDWDFNSEPLLLSCGATAEQEKNSRTLLKLQHARRLIYLEADVQPQWLCEDYFQREQHNVAMLDDQFATSGNFYSCRCFQQENHVQLMLQDSNSIYVRQFGNMKGAIIRSEADQLSPRAMIYRDAKSGKIRMIGYVANLVNTFVQRVNATLHLREDYVIGKTTYFEDIVNWTRKNQLDVAATLSTSIFEKNFDILSYPYVLSSYCAMIPVPDSVPYREIYAVIVHPLALGLLVLFFLIFSLLLIYSEKLSWRDLSLANVLLNDRCLRGLLGQSFPLPENPNRYLKAIILLICFASIMTTTMYQSYLQAYFTQPPLEPILRSLQEVRESPYRVATHPHEANELLNRRILTTDNDTNLHVLETWQKYVQLRDNFNASYVYLVTDARWRTYAEQQRFFKHPVFFYSDDICVYRYAFLCVPLRRHLPYRELFEEHMQLMQEFGMLQFWMSRSYFDMVQLRQTALKDYSNPKPVEEDLYLRDLTWILCFYLAGHLIACFCFAIELYMGRNRSVFLPPRMK, from the coding sequence ATGCACCTCGTTGCCATTGCTATCATCCTGGGTTGTCAGTGCCTGCGTCTGCACTGCATCCACCTAAGTGAGTTGCCACATCAGCCAGAGCTGCATttgcaacaacagttgctgttACTACTGGAGAGAATACGCCTGGAGCGGCAGTTTGATACGGTACTTGTATACGGAAGAGCGCCATGTGTGTTCCACACGGTGTTGCAGCAACTGGAGGTGCCCACAGTGCTGCTGACGAGTGGCAGCAGCCACAACGATTGGGACTTCAACAGCGAGCCTCTCTTGCTGAGCTGTGGCGCCACCGCCGAGCAGGAGAAGAACTCGCGCACCTTGTTGAAGTTGCAGCATGCGAGGCGTCTGATTTACCTGGAGGCGGACGTGCAACCGCAGTGGCTCTGCGAGGATTACTTTCAGCGGGAACAGCACAATGTGGCAATGTTGGATGATCAATTTGCCACCTCGGGCAACTTTTATAGTTGCCGCTGCTTCCAGCAGGAGAACCATGTGCAACTCATGTTGCAGGACTCCAACTCGATTTATGTACGACAATTTGGAAACATGAAAGGAGCAATCATTCGGAGCGAGGCAGATCAGTTGTCGCCACGCGCCATGATCTATCGGGATGCAAAAAGTGGCAAGATTCGTATGATCGGCTACGTAGCGAACCTGGTGAACACGTTCGTGCAACGCGTGAATGCAACATTGCATCTGAGAGAGGACTACGTGATCGGAAAGACTACATACTTCGAAGATATCGTGAATTGGACGCGAAAAAATCAACTGGACGTGGCTGCCACTTTGAGTACCAGTATTTTCGAAAAGAACTTTGACATTCTCAGTTATCCGTATGTGCTAAGCTCCTACTGCGCCATGATTCCAGTGCCAGACTCAGTGCCTTACAGAGAGATCTATGCCGTGATTGTGCATCCTTTGGCGCTGGGTCTTCTGGTCCTGTTCTTTCTCATCTTCTCTCTGCTACTCATCTACAGTGAGAAGCTATCCTGGCGGGATCTTAGCCTGGCCAACGTTCTGCTCAACGATCGCTGCTTGCGTGGTCTGCTTGGACAGTCGTTTCCATTGCCAGAGAATCCCAATCGATATCTGAAGGCCATTATCCTTCTTATATGCTTCGCTAGCATCATGACGACCACCATGTACCAATCCTATTTGCAAGCATATTTTACACAACCGCCTCTAGAGCCTATTCTGCGCAGCCTCCAGGAGGTGCGTGAATCTCCCTACAGGGTTGCCACTCATCCTCATGAGGCGAATGAGCTTCTCAATAGGCGCATCTTAACCACCGATAATGACACGAATCTGCACGTCCTAGAAACCTGGCAGAAATATGTCCAATTGCGTGACAACTTTAATGCCAGCTACGTTTATCTGGTAACCGACGCCCGCTGGAGAACCTACGCCGAGCAGCAGCGTTTCTTCAAGCATCCAGTCTTTTTTTACTCCGATGACATTTGTGTCTATCGCTACGCCTTTTTGTGTGTCCCACTTCGTCGCCATTTGCCATATCGGGAGCTCTTTGAGGAACACATGCAACTCATGCAGGAGTTTGGCATGTTGCAGTTTTGGATGAGCAGAAGCTACTTTGACATGGTCCAGTTGCGTCAAACTGCTCTTAAGGACTACAGCAATCCCAAACCAGTGGAGGAAGATCTTTATCTCAGAGATCTCACCTGGATACTTTGCTTCTACTTGGCAGGGCATCTCATTGCTTGCTTCTGCTTTGCCATCGAATTATACATGGGAAGAAACCGCAGTGTATTTCTTCCGCCCCGAATGAAATAA